A stretch of the Vitis vinifera cultivar Pinot Noir 40024 chromosome 16, ASM3070453v1 genome encodes the following:
- the LOC100263566 gene encoding LOW QUALITY PROTEIN: proteinaceous RNase P 2 (The sequence of the model RefSeq protein was modified relative to this genomic sequence to represent the inferred CDS: inserted 2 bases in 1 codon): MAAQVPSKPLILSVRSGAAISMPGMMDTILNLGLNDEVVAGLAAKNGRRFVYDSYRRCLDMFGDVVMGIPRSSFEEKLEKLKDALGVIWGALLGACRVHGNIDMLRFAVKKYFDLEPENAGKYFVLSNAYATFGLWDNVVEVRGAMRESRMRNELGYSRIEVQREVHFFLMGDKSHKQTEQIYEAAWIVDDTDVDDSYRSDNGDTDDGMVLVHMASLGNNSEKACSDSTSTPAPSAVSQNFRLIYYHCNALLYLCTISVDEPSSKALALDYGFRIFDHVVNSGVTPNEATITAVASLATAKSDGDLAFEVVRTMVNYELSPRLRTYGPALFWFCTNLEGEKAWVVEEHMVSMGVHPEEPELAGXVKVSAEMGRGDKVYAYLHKLRTAVRSVSESTAEIIEGWFCGEATSEVGGADCCLGAIEEVALKNGGGWHGQGWIGKGKWVVCRAKVDSSGQCGSCREQLATVDIDRAETETFSESVAAMAMEREVRSNFREFQDWLDKHADYEAIVDGANIGLYQQNFASGCPT; the protein is encoded by the exons ATGGCTGCCCAAGTCCCTTCCAAGCCCCTCATCCTCTCTGTTCGCTCTGGTGCTGCGATTTCCATGCCTGGAATGATGGACACCATTCTCAACCTTGGACTAAACGATGAAGTAGTTGCTGGTTTGGCTGCAAAAAATGGAAGGCGCTTTGTTTATGACTCATACAGACGCTGTCTAGACATGTTTGGAGACGTTGTAATGGGCATTCCACGTTCATCATTTGAGGAGAAGTTAGAAAAATTGAAGGACGCGCTGGGAG TGATATGGGGTGCTCTGCTTGGGGCATGTAGGGTGCATGGAAACATAGACATGTTGAGGTTTGCAGTAaagaaatattttgatttgGAACCAGAAAACGCTGGAAAGTATTTTGTCTTGTCTAATGCTTATGCCACTTTTGGATTGTGGGACAATGTTGTGGAGGTTAGAGGAGCGATGAGGGAATCAAGGATGAGAAATGAGCTTGGATATAGTCGGATTGAGGTCCAAAGGGAGGTGCACTTCTTCCTTATGGGGGATAAATCCCACAAACAGACTGAGCAGATATACGAG GCTGCTTGGATTGTGGATGATACAGATGTGGATGATTCATATAGGAGTGATAATGGTGATACTGATGATGGAATGGTGCTAGTCCACATGGCATCCTTGGGTAATAACAGCGAG AAGGCATGTTCCGATTCGACCTCGACACCTGCTCCAAGCGCAGTTTCCCAAAATTTCCGTCTCATTTACTACCACTGCAATGCTCTTCTCTATCTCTGCACTATATCAGTCGATGAACCTTCCTCCAAAGCTCTAGCCCTAGACTATGGTTTTCGCATATTCGATCACGTGGTTAACAGCGGCGTCACCCCCAACGAGGCCACCATCACCGCCGTCGCTAGCCTGGCCACCGCGAAGTCTGACGGGGATCTCGCGTTCGAGGTGGTCCGAACAATGGTGAATTATGAGCTCTCGCCGCGGCTGCGGACGTATGGGCCCGCGTTGTTCTGGTTTTGCACGAACTTGGAAGGCGAAAAGGCGTGGGTTGTGGAGGAGCATATGGTTTCGATGGGGGTGCATCCAGAGGAGCCGGAGCTGGCCGG TGTTAAGGTGAGCGCGGAGATGGGGAGAGGAGATAAGGTGTATGCATATTTGCATAAGCTGAGAACCGCTGTGAGGAGTGTCAGTGAGTCAACTGCGGAGATTATTGAGGGTTGGTTCTGCGGTGAAGCGACTTCGGAGGTGGGCGGTGCGGATTGTTGTTTGGGTGCGATTGAAGAGGTGGCATTGAAGAACGGAGGTGGTTGGCACGGGCAAGGGTGGATCGGTAAAGGGAAGTGGGTGGTTTGTAGAGCCAAAGTTGATTCGAGTGGCCAATGTGGCTCTTGCAGGGAGCAGCTGGCTACTGTTGACATTGATAGGGCTGAGACGGAGACGTTTTCAGAGTCAGTTGCGGCCATGGCAATGGAAAGGGAAGTCCGGTCCAATTTTCGGGAGTTTCAG
- the LOC100251571 gene encoding uncharacterized protein LOC100251571 isoform X1: protein MHRSWARALSAPARCCGCRATPLSNHVPKFYTRRTPFADAKVAFGSLFDVLGINGIGTAPLRPSYYGLITYLNFPFTVNYGFSTLSRSAEEILLNPTQSDDVIDNLEDSNVGFDDVAPTDGPQIKDGNKNLVEFTKVDVNLLPTVILVGRPNVGKSALFNRLIRRREALVYNTPDDHVTRDFREGIAKLGDLRFRVLDSAGLEMAATSGSILGRTADMTANVLARSQFAIFLIDVRAGLHPMDLEVGKWLRRHAPGICTILVMNKSESLDDGAGLLAAAAGEAYELGFGDPIAISAETGLGMAELYESLRPLLEDHMLQVLDDKGSQENSSCDVEESKSPLQLAIVGRPNVGKSTLLNTLLQENRVLVGPEAGLTRDSVRAQFQFQGRTVYLVDTAGWLQRTKQEKGPASLSVMQSRKSIMRAHVVALVLDAEEIANARSSMKHAEVVIARRAVEEGRGLVVIVNKMDLLKGRKNSKLYEKVMEAVPEEIQMVIPQVTGIPVVFISALEGRGRISVMRQVIDTYEKWCLRLSTARLNRWLRKVMSRHSWKDQAAQPKIKYFTQVKARPPTFVAFMGGKTQLSNTDLRFLTKSLKEDFDLGGIPIRIMQRSIPKKLGGTGNTKSMSSAGRTSERISSDKRSVFTSENVNVIT, encoded by the exons ATGCATCGCTCATGGGCTCGAGCGCTTTCAGCCCCAGCAAGGTGTTGTGGTTGCAGGGCCACTCCTCTAAGCAATCATGTTCCCAAATTTTACACAAGGAGAACCCCCTTTGCTGATGCAAAGGTCGCATTTG GGTCGTTATTTGATGTGTTGGGCATAAATGGAATTGGAACGGCACCTCTGAGACCCAGCTACTATGGTTTAATCACATACTTGAATTTTCCTTTTACGGTTAACTATGGATTTAGCACACTATCTAGATCAGCAGAAGAGATATTGTTGAATCCAACTCAATCTGATGATGTAATTGATAACTTAGAAGATTCAAATGTTGGTTTTGATGATGTTGCCCCTACTGATGGGCCACAAATCAAAGATGGGAACAAAAATTTGGTGGAGTTCACTAAAGTTGATGTCAACCTGCTGCCTACTGTAATTCTTGTAGGGCGCCCAAATGTAGGCAAGTCAGCACTGTTTAACCG TTTGATTAGGAGAAGGGAGGCTCTTGTGTACAACACTCCTGATGATCACGTAACTCGAGACTTCCGGGAAGGCATTGCCAAATTGGGTGATTTGCGATTTAGGGTATTGGATTCGGCTGGCTTAGAAATGGCGGCAACTTCAGGTTCTATTCTTGGCAGAACTGCAGACATGACTGCAAATGTGCTAGCAAGGTCTCAATTTGCGATCTTCCTGATAGACGTGAG AGCTGGACTTCATCCCATGGATTTGGAGGTTGGAAAGTGGTTGCGTAGACATGCACCTGGAATCTGTACTATCTTAGTGATGAATAAATCTGAATCACTTGATGATGGTGCCGGCTTGCTTGCTGCAGCTGCTGGTGAAGCTTATGAATTGGGGTTTGGGGATCCTATTGCTATATCTGCAGAGACTGGCCTTGGTATGGCAGAACTTTATGAATCTCTTAGGCCTTTGCTTGAGGACCACATGCTCCAGGTCTTAGATG ATAAAGGTAGTCAGGAAAATAGCTCCTGTGACGTTGAGGAGTCTAAGTCGCCGTTACAGTTAGCGATTGTAGGGCGGCCCAATGTTGGGAAGTCAACCTTACTGAACACATTATTGCAAGAAAATCGTGTTCTGGTGGGGCCAGAAGCTGGTTTGACAAGAGATTCAGTAAGAGCTCAGTTTCAATTTCAAGGGCGTACTGTTTATCtg GTTGACACTGCAGGTTGGTTGCAAAGGACAAAGCAGGAGAAAGGACCGGCATCCTTGAGCGTAATGCAATCAAGAAAAAGTATTATGAGGGCTCATGTAGTTGCTTTGGTCCTTGATGCAGAAGAG ATTGCAAATGCTAGAAGCAGTATGAAGCATGCTGAAGTAGTCATAGCTAGACGAGCAGTGGAAGAAGGGCGTGGTTTAGTTGTAATTGTGAACAAAATGGACCTTCTAAAAGGGAGAAAGAATTCTAAGTTATATGAGAAGGTCATGGAAGCGGTTCCTGAAGAAATTCAGATGGTTATACCCCAG GTTACAGGAATACCAGTTGTATTCATTTCAGCATTAGAGGGAAGGGGAAGAATATCTGTGATGCGCCAGGTCATTGATACATATGAAAAATGGTGTTTAAGATTGTCAACTGCTCGTCTTAACCGTTGGTTGCGCAAG GTTATGAGCAGGCATTCTTGGAAAGATCAGGCTGCACAACCCAAGATCAAGTACTTCACCCAGGTGAAGGCTCGGCCCCCAACTTTTGTTGCCTTTATGGGTGGGAAGACACAGCTCTCAAATACAGACCTCAGGTTCTTGACAAAGTCTTTGAAGGAAGACTTTGATTTGGGGGGTATTCCCATCCGAATCATGCAGCGGTCCATTCCAAAGAAACTAGGGGGTACTGGCAATACCAAAAGCATGTCATCTGCTGGAAGAACCTCTGAAAGGATCTCCTCTGACAAGAGAAGTGTCTTCACTTCTGAAAACGTCAATGTAATTACATAG
- the LOC100251571 gene encoding uncharacterized protein LOC100251571 isoform X2, producing MHRSWARALSAPARCCGCRATPLSNHVPKFYTRRTPFADAKVAFGSLFDVLGINGIGTAPLRPSYYGLITYLNFPFTVNYGFSTLSRSAEEILLNPTQSDDVIDNLEDSNVGFDDVAPTDGPQIKDGNKNLVEFTKVDVNLLPTVILVGRPNVGKSALFNRLIRRREALVYNTPDDHVTRDFREGIAKLGDLRFRVLDSAGLEMAATSGSILGRTADMTANVLARSQFAIFLIDVRAGLHPMDLEVGKWLRRHAPGICTILVMNKSESLDDGAGLLAAAAGEAYELGFGDPIAISAETGLGMAELYESLRPLLEDHMLQVLDGSQENSSCDVEESKSPLQLAIVGRPNVGKSTLLNTLLQENRVLVGPEAGLTRDSVRAQFQFQGRTVYLVDTAGWLQRTKQEKGPASLSVMQSRKSIMRAHVVALVLDAEEIANARSSMKHAEVVIARRAVEEGRGLVVIVNKMDLLKGRKNSKLYEKVMEAVPEEIQMVIPQVTGIPVVFISALEGRGRISVMRQVIDTYEKWCLRLSTARLNRWLRKVMSRHSWKDQAAQPKIKYFTQVKARPPTFVAFMGGKTQLSNTDLRFLTKSLKEDFDLGGIPIRIMQRSIPKKLGGTGNTKSMSSAGRTSERISSDKRSVFTSENVNVIT from the exons ATGCATCGCTCATGGGCTCGAGCGCTTTCAGCCCCAGCAAGGTGTTGTGGTTGCAGGGCCACTCCTCTAAGCAATCATGTTCCCAAATTTTACACAAGGAGAACCCCCTTTGCTGATGCAAAGGTCGCATTTG GGTCGTTATTTGATGTGTTGGGCATAAATGGAATTGGAACGGCACCTCTGAGACCCAGCTACTATGGTTTAATCACATACTTGAATTTTCCTTTTACGGTTAACTATGGATTTAGCACACTATCTAGATCAGCAGAAGAGATATTGTTGAATCCAACTCAATCTGATGATGTAATTGATAACTTAGAAGATTCAAATGTTGGTTTTGATGATGTTGCCCCTACTGATGGGCCACAAATCAAAGATGGGAACAAAAATTTGGTGGAGTTCACTAAAGTTGATGTCAACCTGCTGCCTACTGTAATTCTTGTAGGGCGCCCAAATGTAGGCAAGTCAGCACTGTTTAACCG TTTGATTAGGAGAAGGGAGGCTCTTGTGTACAACACTCCTGATGATCACGTAACTCGAGACTTCCGGGAAGGCATTGCCAAATTGGGTGATTTGCGATTTAGGGTATTGGATTCGGCTGGCTTAGAAATGGCGGCAACTTCAGGTTCTATTCTTGGCAGAACTGCAGACATGACTGCAAATGTGCTAGCAAGGTCTCAATTTGCGATCTTCCTGATAGACGTGAG AGCTGGACTTCATCCCATGGATTTGGAGGTTGGAAAGTGGTTGCGTAGACATGCACCTGGAATCTGTACTATCTTAGTGATGAATAAATCTGAATCACTTGATGATGGTGCCGGCTTGCTTGCTGCAGCTGCTGGTGAAGCTTATGAATTGGGGTTTGGGGATCCTATTGCTATATCTGCAGAGACTGGCCTTGGTATGGCAGAACTTTATGAATCTCTTAGGCCTTTGCTTGAGGACCACATGCTCCAGGTCTTAGATG GTAGTCAGGAAAATAGCTCCTGTGACGTTGAGGAGTCTAAGTCGCCGTTACAGTTAGCGATTGTAGGGCGGCCCAATGTTGGGAAGTCAACCTTACTGAACACATTATTGCAAGAAAATCGTGTTCTGGTGGGGCCAGAAGCTGGTTTGACAAGAGATTCAGTAAGAGCTCAGTTTCAATTTCAAGGGCGTACTGTTTATCtg GTTGACACTGCAGGTTGGTTGCAAAGGACAAAGCAGGAGAAAGGACCGGCATCCTTGAGCGTAATGCAATCAAGAAAAAGTATTATGAGGGCTCATGTAGTTGCTTTGGTCCTTGATGCAGAAGAG ATTGCAAATGCTAGAAGCAGTATGAAGCATGCTGAAGTAGTCATAGCTAGACGAGCAGTGGAAGAAGGGCGTGGTTTAGTTGTAATTGTGAACAAAATGGACCTTCTAAAAGGGAGAAAGAATTCTAAGTTATATGAGAAGGTCATGGAAGCGGTTCCTGAAGAAATTCAGATGGTTATACCCCAG GTTACAGGAATACCAGTTGTATTCATTTCAGCATTAGAGGGAAGGGGAAGAATATCTGTGATGCGCCAGGTCATTGATACATATGAAAAATGGTGTTTAAGATTGTCAACTGCTCGTCTTAACCGTTGGTTGCGCAAG GTTATGAGCAGGCATTCTTGGAAAGATCAGGCTGCACAACCCAAGATCAAGTACTTCACCCAGGTGAAGGCTCGGCCCCCAACTTTTGTTGCCTTTATGGGTGGGAAGACACAGCTCTCAAATACAGACCTCAGGTTCTTGACAAAGTCTTTGAAGGAAGACTTTGATTTGGGGGGTATTCCCATCCGAATCATGCAGCGGTCCATTCCAAAGAAACTAGGGGGTACTGGCAATACCAAAAGCATGTCATCTGCTGGAAGAACCTCTGAAAGGATCTCCTCTGACAAGAGAAGTGTCTTCACTTCTGAAAACGTCAATGTAATTACATAG